A part of Pectinatus sottacetonis genomic DNA contains:
- a CDS encoding methyl-accepting chemotaxis protein — protein sequence MNYLQSLKVKGRIVFLLSILLAALVCIGLIGYYFLHEANISADKMYKEKLLAVQWINDCRVHPRKIESDMYEIMLTSDANNRQSLIDDMKDRNKKFTTSFEKLAKLPLDNANRQEIDKIKLDLRQYNDINNNTVELVRQDKTSQAYTYYKANGAAVIESFNNELIKLAASMDKSAQEMNKENEDKFVLANTLFIVIVIVSVILGILLGWIIVKQITERLAETVAFLKVLAVGDFSQKIAQEHLYDKSEFGDVARAVDAMSKGIRQLIKRLSDSSTQLASSSQELTASAEQSAQASNQVAGSVTEVAHAAEKQLEVIGNANNIVQQISTAISQAASNAQTVSSYADQTAEAANSGEVNIKKAVDQMQLIEEKTINTAGVVDELEDKSKQIGQIVDVISNIAGQTNLLALNAAIEAARAGEAGKGFAVVAEEVRKLAEQSQEAAKQITELITQVQTKTDDAVIYMSATKEQVNAGTNIVSGAGKSFETILHMVRDMTAQIRNISAGIEEITGNIHNVVTAVGDIDSQSKKASGESQNISAATQQQSASTEEIASASQHLAKMAEELQNAIRKFKI from the coding sequence TTGAATTATTTACAAAGCCTTAAAGTAAAGGGAAGAATAGTTTTTTTACTTTCAATTTTATTAGCTGCTCTAGTATGCATAGGGTTAATAGGCTATTATTTTTTGCATGAAGCAAATATAAGTGCAGACAAAATGTATAAAGAAAAATTATTGGCAGTACAGTGGATTAATGACTGCAGAGTTCATCCCCGCAAAATTGAATCAGATATGTATGAAATAATGCTAACATCTGATGCAAATAACAGACAGTCATTAATTGATGATATGAAAGATAGAAATAAAAAATTTACTACCAGTTTTGAAAAACTTGCCAAGCTGCCACTAGATAACGCAAACAGGCAGGAAATAGATAAGATAAAGCTTGATTTAAGGCAATATAATGATATCAATAATAATACCGTAGAGTTGGTGCGTCAGGACAAGACATCACAAGCGTATACATATTATAAAGCTAATGGCGCAGCAGTAATTGAAAGTTTTAATAACGAACTAATTAAACTGGCAGCTTCGATGGACAAATCAGCCCAGGAAATGAATAAGGAAAATGAAGATAAATTTGTACTAGCCAATACATTATTCATTGTAATAGTAATAGTTTCTGTGATTTTAGGAATATTGCTGGGCTGGATAATTGTAAAACAGATTACAGAACGTTTGGCAGAAACTGTAGCCTTTTTGAAAGTTTTAGCAGTGGGGGATTTTTCACAAAAGATAGCGCAAGAACATTTATACGATAAAAGTGAATTTGGTGATGTTGCAAGGGCTGTTGATGCAATGAGCAAGGGGATAAGGCAGCTTATTAAAAGACTGTCAGATTCCTCAACACAGCTTGCTTCATCTTCACAGGAACTGACAGCTAGTGCTGAACAATCAGCTCAAGCATCCAATCAAGTGGCTGGTTCTGTTACCGAAGTAGCCCATGCAGCGGAAAAACAGCTTGAAGTTATAGGCAATGCCAATAATATTGTACAGCAGATTTCTACTGCTATATCGCAGGCAGCTTCAAATGCCCAGACGGTCTCAAGCTACGCTGACCAGACTGCAGAAGCAGCCAATAGTGGAGAAGTGAATATAAAGAAGGCTGTTGACCAGATGCAGCTTATTGAAGAAAAAACGATTAATACAGCAGGTGTAGTTGATGAGCTGGAAGATAAATCAAAACAAATAGGTCAAATAGTAGATGTTATTTCTAATATTGCCGGGCAAACAAATTTGCTGGCCTTAAATGCAGCAATAGAAGCAGCTAGAGCAGGAGAAGCAGGTAAGGGATTTGCTGTAGTAGCAGAAGAAGTAAGAAAGCTGGCTGAACAGTCACAGGAAGCAGCTAAACAAATAACAGAATTGATAACACAAGTGCAGACAAAGACTGACGATGCGGTTATATATATGTCAGCGACTAAAGAACAGGTCAATGCCGGGACTAATATTGTATCAGGAGCAGGTAAGAGTTTCGAAACTATATTGCACATGGTTCGTGATATGACAGCACAGATACGTAACATATCCGCTGGTATTGAAGAAATTACTGGTAATATCCATAATGTAGTAACAGCTGTTGGTGATATTGATAGCCAAAGTAAAAAAGCTTCCGGGGAAAGCCAGAATATTTCTGCCGCCACGCAGCAGCAATCTGCCTCTACAGAAGAAATAGCATCAGCCAGCCAGCATTTAGCAAAAATGGCAGAAGAACTTCAAAATGCTATTCGAAAGTTTAAAATATAA
- a CDS encoding helix-turn-helix domain-containing protein — translation MNSVKDELAKNLAYYRKRLKLTQRDLAVKLGVKHNTISSWENGTNSIDLDILLRICKILNITLLDIYGKYAEKYNPFTPSEREHIEKYRALDQRGKNTIDFLLQYECTIKDTHSGIK, via the coding sequence TTGAATTCCGTTAAAGACGAACTTGCCAAAAATTTAGCATACTATAGAAAAAGATTAAAATTAACGCAGCGTGATCTTGCTGTCAAGTTAGGAGTAAAACACAATACTATTTCCAGCTGGGAAAACGGAACCAATTCAATAGATTTAGACATATTATTAAGAATATGCAAAATATTAAATATTACTCTACTGGACATTTATGGTAAATATGCGGAAAAATATAATCCTTTTACTCCCAGTGAAAGAGAACATATAGAAAAATACCGTGCCTTAGATCAACGCGGTAAAAATACGATTGATTTTCTTTTGCAATATGAGTGTACTATAAAGGACACACATTCCGGTATAAAATAA
- a CDS encoding methyl-accepting chemotaxis protein: protein MGKLTIKKKLYSIFGVLIIIFICNGIYSAYTLSSISNGALRIATKHLRSVLAVEDSSAAMSNYRQKEYAIVTAETLPDRVRAEQETKKLADQIDITFNGIKPTLSGDAIQNFSQMNQIWDKYKKDMPKLINYAENNQEGRAINLLGASNPEYQQIGYKLGLVLDNRKDFIHKESLAAAAQYERARIILVISILCVIILSCFMAWYLSSSINYAVQYLMKISKKIAKGELNLAITAKTEDEFGILTNAYKDTVGELRTLINNIKETAEHVAAFSEQLTANAGQSAQATQQVAASISKVAVSANRQKESAGISADSVNKMSANINNFQERAAASSKSANHVGKIAADGKTAVDRAMAQINKITDSVVESSGVIEKLAKRSVEIGQISDTISNIADQTNLLALNAAIEAARAGEAGKGFSVVAEEVRKLAEESGKAAQQIAGLITTIQTDTEQAVERMKKGTVEVKNGKKVVGKASKTFGIIADAVDELTNNAENILSAAKNSATEVQNVVKIMNDINTTSGSVAEETESVSAATEQQSASMDEIAGASQKLAELAQSLQNSTAKFKL, encoded by the coding sequence ATGGGAAAGCTTACTATTAAAAAGAAGTTATATAGTATTTTTGGTGTACTTATTATCATTTTTATCTGTAATGGCATTTACTCGGCATATACGTTGAGCAGTATAAGCAATGGGGCATTGCGTATTGCAACGAAACACCTGCGAAGTGTTTTAGCAGTGGAAGACAGTAGTGCTGCCATGTCAAATTATCGACAGAAAGAATATGCTATTGTTACAGCAGAAACGTTGCCAGACAGGGTGAGAGCAGAGCAGGAAACAAAAAAGCTTGCGGACCAGATTGACATTACTTTCAATGGAATTAAACCAACACTTTCCGGTGATGCCATACAGAATTTTTCTCAGATGAACCAAATATGGGATAAGTATAAAAAAGATATGCCTAAGCTCATAAATTATGCGGAAAATAATCAAGAAGGCAGAGCAATCAATCTTCTAGGGGCATCTAATCCTGAATATCAGCAGATTGGTTACAAATTAGGACTTGTTCTTGATAATCGCAAAGATTTTATTCATAAAGAAAGTTTAGCCGCAGCAGCGCAGTATGAAAGAGCAAGGATAATTTTAGTGATATCTATTCTGTGTGTAATAATATTGTCTTGCTTTATGGCATGGTATTTAAGTTCATCAATAAATTATGCTGTACAGTATCTTATGAAAATTTCCAAAAAAATTGCAAAAGGAGAACTTAATTTAGCAATAACAGCAAAAACAGAAGATGAATTTGGTATACTGACTAATGCTTATAAAGATACAGTAGGAGAATTACGGACACTTATCAATAATATAAAGGAAACGGCAGAACATGTAGCAGCTTTTTCTGAACAATTAACTGCTAATGCTGGGCAATCAGCTCAGGCAACACAGCAGGTGGCTGCCTCGATAAGCAAGGTAGCTGTTTCAGCTAACAGACAAAAGGAATCTGCCGGGATATCAGCAGATAGTGTAAATAAAATGTCAGCTAATATAAATAATTTTCAGGAACGGGCAGCGGCGTCTTCCAAATCTGCCAATCATGTGGGAAAAATAGCAGCTGATGGAAAAACAGCGGTTGATAGAGCTATGGCGCAAATAAATAAAATAACGGATTCTGTAGTAGAATCATCGGGAGTTATCGAAAAATTGGCTAAACGCTCTGTGGAAATAGGACAAATCAGTGATACTATATCCAATATAGCTGATCAGACAAATCTGCTGGCACTAAATGCAGCTATAGAAGCGGCAAGGGCTGGAGAAGCTGGTAAAGGATTTTCTGTTGTTGCTGAAGAAGTCCGGAAATTAGCTGAAGAATCAGGAAAGGCAGCACAACAGATAGCCGGGCTTATAACAACGATACAAACAGATACAGAACAAGCAGTAGAACGAATGAAAAAAGGTACGGTTGAAGTTAAAAATGGGAAAAAAGTTGTGGGAAAAGCTAGTAAAACCTTTGGGATCATTGCTGATGCGGTTGATGAATTGACAAATAACGCGGAAAATATTCTTTCGGCGGCCAAAAATTCGGCAACTGAAGTACAAAATGTCGTTAAAATAATGAATGATATAAATACTACCAGCGGCAGTGTGGCAGAAGAAACAGAATCTGTATCAGCGGCAACGGAACAGCAGTCAGCATCTATGGATGAAATCGCCGGAGCAAGCCAAAAGCTGGCAGAACTAGCGCAGTCACTGCAAAATTCAACAGCTAAATTTAAATTATAA
- a CDS encoding substrate-binding domain-containing protein, which translates to MKKIFIIFFILAVVTGSFFIGGCSKSSNSDKKVDIFFPAGMERWEKSGQQFKTELEKQGFKVNLLFAKTADEQSKQVENAIKDKANCVVIGAVDSKTIGKALEKAKKNNIPIIAYDRLPMNTNAVSYYATFDNEGIGIAMGKYIVNKYNLKSGAGPYTIEFFQGADDDNNAHIINKGVMSVLKPYMDDGQLVVPSGQIDFKATNTPEWSPQNAAKRMEKLVAQYYGTRNLDIVLSASDSVTDGVIQGLMNAGYSGSWPFITGQDATKKNLAYVEQGKQGFTILKSADLINSKCIRMVKAVIDGSQLEINDVKTYNNGVITVPSYLCIPLIIDKNNIAQVH; encoded by the coding sequence GTGAAAAAAATATTTATTATATTTTTTATTTTGGCAGTTGTAACAGGGTCTTTTTTTATTGGCGGATGCAGTAAGAGTTCCAATAGTGATAAGAAAGTAGATATTTTTTTCCCGGCCGGTATGGAAAGATGGGAAAAAAGTGGTCAGCAGTTTAAAACAGAATTGGAAAAACAGGGTTTTAAAGTGAATCTTTTATTTGCCAAAACCGCAGATGAACAATCCAAACAGGTAGAAAATGCCATAAAAGATAAAGCAAACTGTGTTGTTATTGGCGCAGTAGATTCTAAGACTATTGGTAAAGCTTTAGAAAAAGCTAAAAAGAATAATATACCAATAATTGCTTATGACCGTTTACCAATGAATACAAATGCGGTTAGTTACTATGCCACTTTTGATAATGAAGGTATCGGCATTGCCATGGGAAAATACATTGTAAATAAATACAATTTAAAAAGTGGAGCAGGGCCATATACTATAGAGTTTTTTCAAGGTGCCGATGATGATAATAATGCTCATATAATAAATAAAGGTGTTATGTCTGTGCTTAAGCCTTATATGGATGACGGACAGCTTGTTGTCCCATCAGGACAGATTGATTTTAAGGCTACTAATACACCTGAGTGGTCGCCTCAGAATGCTGCTAAACGAATGGAAAAACTGGTAGCACAATATTATGGCACCCGCAATCTGGATATAGTATTGTCAGCATCAGACAGTGTTACTGATGGAGTCATACAAGGGCTGATGAACGCAGGCTACAGCGGAAGCTGGCCGTTTATTACAGGACAGGATGCCACCAAAAAAAATCTTGCCTATGTTGAACAGGGGAAACAAGGATTTACTATTTTAAAGAGTGCTGATCTTATAAACAGTAAATGTATAAGAATGGTAAAAGCTGTAATTGATGGCAGCCAGTTAGAAATAAATGATGTAAAAACTTACAATAATGGCGTAATCACAGTACCGTCATATCTTTGCATACCTTTGATAATCGATAAAAATAATATTGCACAAGTGCATTGA
- a CDS encoding type II toxin-antitoxin system Phd/YefM family antitoxin: MLAANFSTVRKNFKSYCDTANKDLETVIITRKEGGNAVLMSETEYNNIMENLFVRSNKETYSRLKESIKQLEKGQAAIRNINIDE; encoded by the coding sequence ATGTTAGCTGCAAATTTTTCTACAGTTAGAAAGAATTTTAAAAGTTATTGTGATACTGCTAATAAAGATTTAGAAACAGTTATTATTACTAGAAAAGAAGGCGGTAACGCTGTTTTAATGTCTGAAACAGAATATAATAATATAATGGAAAATTTATTTGTCCGCAGTAATAAAGAAACTTATTCCAGATTAAAAGAATCAATAAAGCAGTTAGAAAAAGGTCAAGCTGCTATAAGGAATATTAATATCGATGAATAA
- a CDS encoding Txe/YoeB family addiction module toxin has translation MNKVFTAIGWEDYCYWQTNDKKILKKVNELIKDIERNGNEGIGKPEPLKYDLDGYWSRRISPEHRLIYKIDTDNIFILQCRGHY, from the coding sequence ATGAATAAGGTATTTACAGCAATAGGCTGGGAAGATTATTGTTATTGGCAGACAAATGATAAAAAGATATTGAAAAAAGTTAATGAATTAATAAAAGATATTGAGCGTAATGGCAATGAAGGTATTGGTAAACCAGAACCATTAAAATATGATTTGGATGGTTATTGGAGTCGGAGAATATCGCCGGAGCACAGATTAATTTATAAAATAGATACAGATAATATTTTTATTTTACAATGTAGAGGACACTACTAA
- a CDS encoding PPC domain-containing protein — protein sequence MSKEFKIPQNVKMDFDTKKIFGPKESIKEVMQAQQEGEYADILNSTDNTEKLISNLIKNKESFVETSKLVDSAAERKVIMPMPKSMLANSLGSMKLSANAAATAAAPNSTPNGAYAINFNTLYTDSIAAKGDQRWYAFQLPAEKKLTLYMAPVADTTVDNDLFLYKFDQTNGSVTVVAQSRNKAGMYELLSYVAPAGIYFVSVNSYACTAANNFQIMARTSDTWDEAEGDDSMSMAKEMPVNSEIIGTLDNSLDQDCRLWLVKETGNYQLQLTVPSTDLKYQVQILSSSQNLITTLDQNKTTNFPNVAPGGYYLKIVSTDNKVDPTVKYNFSLILMPSDVIDTSKYTAMLSTSGKQLIEFLEPGAVKDLKRNALTVDRKEFDPQFIDFSTGRASMPGYQCGGLGEINKTVFTKTNLGVGTYTSDLINVSNALICTADNALYFWQLREKFYHDYPAAYGQPNYTYYSGTDRFGTPCYTGVWRNKYNDIQIQFVIDIDQMKVVDMYAPNFFYGTMKDRAGVSGNGTHTFTQK from the coding sequence ATGTCAAAAGAATTTAAAATTCCCCAAAATGTAAAAATGGATTTTGATACCAAAAAAATTTTTGGTCCAAAAGAATCCATTAAAGAAGTTATGCAGGCACAGCAGGAAGGCGAATATGCAGATATTCTAAATTCTACCGATAATACAGAGAAATTGATTAGCAATTTAATCAAAAATAAAGAATCTTTCGTTGAAACCAGTAAACTGGTAGATAGTGCAGCAGAAAGAAAAGTTATTATGCCAATGCCAAAATCTATGTTAGCTAACTCTTTAGGCTCTATGAAATTATCAGCCAATGCCGCTGCTACTGCGGCTGCCCCAAACAGTACACCTAATGGTGCTTATGCTATAAACTTTAATACACTCTATACTGACTCAATTGCCGCCAAAGGTGATCAACGCTGGTATGCTTTTCAGCTGCCTGCCGAAAAGAAATTAACACTTTATATGGCTCCTGTGGCCGATACTACTGTCGATAACGATTTATTTTTATATAAATTCGACCAGACTAACGGATCTGTTACCGTTGTAGCACAGTCAAGAAACAAAGCCGGTATGTATGAACTTTTAAGCTATGTTGCCCCGGCAGGTATTTATTTTGTTTCTGTTAATTCTTATGCCTGCACTGCTGCCAATAATTTTCAGATCATGGCTCGTACCAGCGATACATGGGATGAAGCCGAAGGCGATGATAGTATGTCTATGGCTAAAGAAATGCCTGTAAACAGTGAAATAATTGGCACATTGGATAACAGCCTTGATCAAGACTGCCGCTTGTGGCTTGTCAAAGAAACCGGCAATTATCAATTGCAGCTTACCGTTCCATCCACTGACTTAAAATATCAGGTACAGATATTGTCCAGCAGCCAGAACTTAATTACTACTCTTGATCAAAATAAGACAACAAACTTCCCTAATGTAGCACCTGGCGGCTATTATCTTAAAATTGTATCTACTGATAACAAAGTTGATCCTACAGTAAAATATAACTTCTCATTAATTTTAATGCCTTCTGATGTAATTGATACCAGCAAATACACAGCTATGCTTTCTACATCAGGAAAACAGCTTATTGAATTTTTAGAACCAGGTGCTGTAAAAGATCTTAAACGTAATGCCTTAACTGTAGACCGTAAAGAATTTGATCCTCAGTTTATTGATTTTTCTACTGGTCGTGCTTCCATGCCTGGTTATCAGTGCGGCGGTCTAGGTGAAATCAATAAAACAGTATTTACTAAAACTAATTTAGGCGTTGGTACCTATACCTCGGATCTTATTAATGTTAGTAATGCCCTGATATGCACGGCTGATAATGCTTTATATTTTTGGCAGCTTAGAGAAAAATTTTATCATGATTACCCAGCTGCTTATGGTCAACCTAATTACACTTACTATAGTGGCACTGATCGATTTGGCACACCTTGCTATACAGGTGTTTGGCGCAATAAATATAATGATATTCAAATACAGTTTGTTATCGATATTGACCAAATGAAAGTAGTAGATATGTATGCTCCTAATTTCTTTTACGGTACTATGAAAGATAGAGCAGGTGTATCTGGTAACGGCACCCATACTTTTACCCAGAAATAA
- a CDS encoding N-acetylmuramoyl-L-alanine amidase family protein translates to MNIFLNPGHSPNGNPDPGACNLSLNLRECDIALSVGNKVRTLLLQNNYNVRLLQSNNLCGESPSQPNVTYTANSWSADIFVSIHCNSFNSKARGAETLIYPDSIKGLSLANNIQSNLITAIQSVDTTFPNRGVKPRGDLAVLRYTNMPAVLIELGFIDQKNDAAILTNFQDTLAQAISSGVISYIN, encoded by the coding sequence ATGAATATCTTTTTAAATCCCGGTCATTCTCCCAATGGTAATCCCGATCCCGGTGCCTGCAATTTAAGTCTTAATTTACGTGAATGTGATATTGCTTTATCTGTAGGTAATAAAGTTCGTACTCTTCTACTGCAAAATAACTATAATGTACGCTTACTGCAAAGTAATAATTTATGTGGTGAATCCCCTTCACAGCCTAATGTAACTTATACTGCTAATTCATGGTCAGCAGACATTTTTGTGTCTATTCATTGTAATAGCTTTAACAGTAAAGCTCGCGGTGCTGAAACTTTAATATATCCTGATTCAATTAAAGGATTATCTTTGGCTAATAATATTCAATCTAATCTGATTACTGCAATACAATCTGTCGATACCACTTTTCCTAATCGAGGAGTTAAACCTCGTGGCGATTTAGCCGTACTACGTTATACGAATATGCCAGCTGTTTTAATTGAGCTTGGTTTTATTGATCAGAAAAATGACGCTGCTATTTTAACTAATTTTCAGGATACTCTTGCTCAAGCTATTAGTTCTGGTGTTATCAGTTATATCAATTAG
- the tnpC gene encoding IS66 family transposase codes for MTQLEASMKKRITTLEEENLRLKEQVAYLRKHVFGRKTEKTAVICEDQLSLFDEAEQQTKKNVPEPEIQIIKEHKRKKYSGQKKELLENLPHEKKIITLPEDKRICNRCQSNLVSMGEEFIRSELEYIPAKVKVIDLYRETFECRTCRKNEHFSIEKPQIPASVIPHSIATPSAIAHTMQQKYEYAVPLYRQEKQWQQLGIKLNRATLANWIVLAAQEWLLPIIKKMHEYLLQEKVIHADETPVQVMGEKNRKNTAKSYMWLYSSGKYDPIHNIRIFEYQPGRKGDYAQNFLQGYNGYLHTDAYIGYEKVENIKHCLCWAHARRYFVEAIPSDTDELSGTIAQESIKQINKLFAIEKLLIKEPIQNRQKERLQQEKPLLEAYWSYLKINKNKILPKSKLGKAINYALNNQQKLQTYLENGHCDISNNLAENSIRPFTIGRKNWLFSGSPKGAKASAAVYSIIETCKANKIDAYKYLEYIFKKLPNQPIIHNPALIENYLPWSDEIKNNCSQ; via the coding sequence ATGACACAGCTGGAAGCTTCAATGAAAAAACGCATAACAACATTAGAAGAAGAAAACCTGCGTCTTAAAGAACAGGTTGCTTATCTACGCAAACATGTATTTGGCCGTAAAACAGAAAAAACAGCTGTTATTTGTGAAGATCAATTAAGCCTGTTTGACGAAGCAGAACAGCAAACAAAGAAAAATGTTCCCGAACCAGAAATACAGATAATAAAAGAACATAAACGCAAAAAATATTCCGGGCAGAAAAAAGAACTGCTAGAAAACCTGCCACATGAAAAGAAAATTATAACACTACCTGAAGATAAAAGAATTTGTAACCGCTGCCAAAGTAACCTTGTCTCCATGGGTGAAGAATTTATCCGCAGCGAATTAGAATATATCCCAGCTAAAGTAAAAGTAATAGACCTTTACCGGGAGACATTTGAATGCCGCACTTGCCGAAAAAATGAACACTTCAGTATAGAAAAACCACAAATACCAGCATCCGTAATACCACATAGTATAGCCACACCGTCAGCAATAGCTCATACCATGCAGCAAAAATATGAATATGCAGTACCACTTTACCGTCAGGAAAAACAATGGCAGCAATTAGGCATAAAACTAAACAGAGCAACGCTTGCCAACTGGATAGTTTTAGCAGCACAAGAGTGGCTGCTGCCCATAATAAAAAAAATGCATGAATATCTTTTACAAGAAAAAGTTATTCATGCAGACGAAACACCAGTACAGGTAATGGGCGAAAAAAACCGTAAAAACACAGCAAAATCCTATATGTGGCTGTATAGCAGCGGTAAATATGACCCAATACATAACATCCGGATATTCGAATACCAGCCAGGAAGAAAAGGCGATTATGCCCAAAACTTTCTCCAAGGATATAACGGGTATTTGCACACCGATGCCTATATTGGCTATGAAAAAGTAGAAAACATAAAACATTGTCTGTGCTGGGCCCATGCCAGAAGATACTTCGTTGAAGCAATACCTTCTGACACTGACGAACTTTCCGGGACAATAGCACAAGAAAGCATAAAACAAATAAATAAACTGTTTGCCATAGAAAAACTATTAATAAAAGAACCCATACAAAACAGGCAAAAAGAACGTCTCCAGCAAGAAAAACCGCTGCTGGAGGCCTATTGGTCATACCTTAAAATAAACAAAAATAAAATACTGCCAAAATCCAAACTAGGCAAAGCAATAAACTATGCCCTAAACAACCAGCAAAAATTGCAGACCTACCTAGAAAATGGTCATTGTGACATATCCAATAACCTAGCAGAAAACAGCATCCGTCCATTTACCATAGGCCGGAAAAACTGGCTGTTTTCCGGTTCGCCCAAAGGAGCCAAAGCAAGCGCCGCAGTATACAGCATAATAGAAACCTGCAAAGCAAATAAAATAGATGCTTATAAATATCTTGAATACATATTTAAAAAGCTGCCTAACCAGCCAATTATTCATAATCCTGCGCTGATAGAAAATTATCTGCCATGGAGTGACGAAATAAAAAATAACTGTAGTCAATAA
- the ltrA gene encoding group II intron reverse transcriptase/maturase has translation MQRKQKTNKMDCPCKGMLETDSSKGAQSMTSLGTATKNRVNLLEIILSPANLNEAYLRVKRKKGAAGVDGMKVDEMYGWLKEHKEEFLESLKNGKYKPQPVRRVEIPKPDGGKRKLGIPTVLDGVIQQAIMQVLQPIFEQTFSDNSYGFRPGKSAHLAIKQAEAYYKEGYTKIVDLDLAQYFDTVNHDMLINMLREEIQDERAIALIRKYLKSGVMEGGIISPTMAGTPQGGNLSPLLSNIYLTKFDKLLESRGHKFVRYADDCNIYVKTPRAAKRVMESCINYLEGKLKLKVNRKKSKIGSPLREKFLGFSLHKVVGKIGIRPHQNVIRKFKQKVKEITGRSRGRSIESILLELKNYTIGWLNYFSISDMRSRIQDLNQWIRRRLRMYLWKQWKKISARFKNLNRLGLYKGKAWEYANTRLGYWRIANSPILGKTLTDKYLESLGYMNIAKKYEMFHSR, from the coding sequence ATGCAAAGAAAGCAGAAAACCAATAAAATGGACTGCCCTTGTAAGGGTATGTTGGAAACAGATAGTAGCAAGGGAGCGCAGAGCATGACATCGCTGGGAACTGCAACAAAGAACCGTGTGAACCTGTTAGAAATAATCCTAAGTCCGGCAAATCTCAATGAAGCCTATCTCAGGGTAAAGCGAAAGAAAGGCGCAGCCGGAGTAGATGGCATGAAAGTTGACGAAATGTACGGATGGTTAAAAGAACATAAGGAAGAATTCCTTGAATCGCTAAAGAACGGGAAATATAAACCACAGCCGGTACGGCGGGTAGAAATACCTAAGCCAGACGGAGGGAAAAGAAAGCTTGGCATACCAACAGTACTGGACGGAGTAATACAACAAGCAATAATGCAGGTACTACAGCCAATTTTCGAACAGACATTCTCAGACAACAGTTATGGATTCAGACCGGGAAAGAGTGCGCACCTGGCCATAAAACAGGCGGAAGCCTATTATAAAGAAGGATACACTAAAATAGTGGACCTTGACCTTGCACAGTACTTTGACACGGTAAATCATGACATGCTCATAAACATGCTCCGAGAAGAAATACAGGATGAGCGCGCAATAGCACTCATCCGAAAATATTTAAAGAGCGGAGTAATGGAAGGCGGAATAATAAGCCCGACAATGGCAGGAACGCCGCAGGGAGGAAACCTGTCACCATTACTGTCTAACATCTATCTTACAAAATTTGACAAACTGCTAGAAAGCAGGGGACATAAATTTGTAAGATACGCCGATGACTGTAACATCTATGTAAAAACGCCAAGAGCGGCAAAACGTGTAATGGAGAGCTGTATAAACTATCTTGAAGGAAAACTGAAACTAAAAGTCAACCGGAAGAAAAGTAAAATAGGCAGCCCATTGCGGGAAAAGTTTTTAGGATTTTCTCTGCACAAAGTAGTAGGGAAAATAGGAATCAGGCCACACCAAAATGTAATCCGGAAATTCAAGCAAAAGGTGAAAGAAATAACCGGCCGCAGTCGCGGCCGGTCAATAGAAAGCATCTTGCTTGAATTAAAAAATTATACAATAGGCTGGCTTAATTACTTTTCCATAAGCGATATGCGCAGCAGAATACAAGATTTAAACCAGTGGATTAGGCGTAGATTGAGAATGTATCTGTGGAAACAGTGGAAGAAAATTTCCGCGAGATTTAAAAATCTGAATCGATTAGGATTGTACAAAGGCAAGGCGTGGGAGTATGCCAATACAAGACTGGGGTACTGGCGCATCGCAAACAGTCCAATATTAGGCAAAACACTAACAGATAAATATCTTGAGTCGCTTGGTTATATGAATATAGCCAAGAAATATGAGATGTTTCATTCACGTTAA